The Achromobacter deleyi region TGCCGATCACGCACGGCAGCTGGCGCGCCGCCAGCCGCGCGCCGGCGACGGTCTGGCCGTCCAGGCGCCTGGCGGCCTCCCAGGATGGGTTCAGCGTTTCGCCATCGAAGGGTTCTATTCCGGTAATCAGCACGGTCGGCATTGCGGCTTCCTGGTTGTGTTCCATGCCGGCCATGGTAGAAGCGCCCATCAAAATTCTTGAAATAGATAATCGCTATTCGTACTATTGACGGCATGAATCTTTCATCGGTCGATCTGAACCTGCTGGTGACCTTCGAGGCGTTGTACGAAACGCGCAACGTGACGCTGGCCGGCCAGCGCATCCATCGCGCCCAGCCATCGGTCAGCAGCGCACTGAACCGCCTGCGCGGCGTCTTCAAGGACGAGCTGTTCCTGCGCACGGCCGAGGGCATGCAGCCCACCCCCCGGGCCACGGCGCTAATGCCCGCCATCAGCGCCGCGCTGGACCAGATACGGCACGCGCTGGAGCAAGGCGCGGGCTTTGACCCGCGCGCGGCGCAGGGGCAGCGATTCACCGTCGCGGCCAGCGACTACGCCGACATCGTCATCGTGCCCCACATCGTTGCCCGCCTGCGGCGCGAAGCGCCCGGCGCGGACCTGCGCGTCGCCCGGCTGGACCGCGCCACGATCTACGAGCAACTGGACAACGGCAGCGTCGACATCGCCATCGGCGGCCACCTGACGCCCCCCAAGCGCATGCGCGTGACGCCGCTGTACGAGGAACAGTTCATCTGCATCGCCGACAAGCGGCATCCCGCCCTGCGCGGGCGCAAGCTGGACCTGGCGCGCTACACGGCGCTGCCGCATGCCCTGTTCGTGCCCAGCGACGACGGTTCGGCGCGCGGCGTGGTGGACGCCAGCCTGGCGCGGCTGGGCCGCAAGCGGCGCGTGGCCTGCACGTTCGCGCATATCGTCGCCCTGCCCCACGCAGTGCTGGGCACGGACCTGATCGCCACGCTGGCGCGGCGCGCCGCGCTGCGGCTGGCGGGCAGGGATTTAAGCCTGCGGCCCCTGCCGCCCGAGATCGACCCCGGCCCCTTCGGCATAGACATGATCAGCAGCCGCCGCGCCCCGGCGGATCCGGCCCTGGCGTGGCTGCAGGGGCTGGTCGAAAACGCGGTACGGGACCTGGGCGGCCAGGCGCCGCCGTACACCGCTGCTACAGGCCGGGCACCGTCGTGAACCCGGTGAAGAACGCGCAATGGCCGGGGTAACCGGGCCGCGCGTCGCACGCTTTCAGGCAGCCCGGCTTGCCGCCGGGAAAGCTCGCCGACACCGACATCGCGAATCCATAGGTGGGCGTCGTCACATCGAAGCTGCTTTCGCACACCGCCTTGGTGCTGTAGGCGAAGGTCATGCCCTCGCGCCGGCCGTTGATGGAAAACTCCACCTGGAAGCTCTCCAGGCTGTTCCATCCCGGCCGGGGCAGGACCAGGAAGCGGTAGTGTCTGGCGTCCTTGCGCTGGCCGAAAATCTTAAGATGCGCGGTGGACGAATCGGTCTTGGGCGACGGATACGGCAAGGCCAGCAGCGCCCGCGGATCGCCCAGCACGCCCAGCTCAAAACCCAGGCCCTTCTGATAGAACGGCACGTCGATGCTGGGATAGCCCGAGAATTCGACGCGCGGCTTGGCGCTACCGTAGACCAGGGACTTCGGGTCGTAGTCGGGCGCGCGGGCGAAGGCCACGTCCAGCGTCAGCACGGCATCCTCCGCTTTGGCGTCTTCGCTGCGGATGTGTTTCTCGTAGACGTCCGCGCGGCCGGCGCAGCCTGCCAGCAGCGCGGCCAGCGCCAGGGGCAGCACGCGCCTGCAATGAAAAGCCGGGATCCGCATCACGTCATTGCTCCTTCGAGGCCGGGGCGGCAAGCGGCGCGGAGTTCAGTCCCTGGCCGTTGAATTGCCAGCCGTCCTTGCCTTGCTGCCAGCGGAAATTCCGGTTGATCCAGTCGGCCTGCATATTGCCGTACAGACGGCGCTGGTCGATACGCTTGCCCGCGTCGAGCGCCTTTCTGGCGACCTCGTAGCTTTCGTCCCACAGTGGTTTGAAGGCTTTGCCCTGCATCGCCCTGGTGAACGGCACGCGGGCGTAAGGTCCGTCTTCCGCCTTGCTCAGCCGGATCTCGTCATCCAGCAACAAGGCGCCGCTGCGGTTGTCCGGCGACACCGATACCAGCATGGGGACCGAGCGGACATACTCCTTGGGCAGCAGATGCTCGAACCACAGCACCTGCCCCGTCGACGTCACCAGCGCGCGCGAGCCGGCCGTGAACAGCAGCAGATCCTGCCGCCCGGGCTGCGCCAGCCCCAGATCCGGGTCCCGGGTATCCACGGTGGGACTCAGCACCCGGGCAAGCGGCGTGTCGTTCTGCACCGCGATCAATATCGTGCCCACGCCCATGAAATCGTTCGAGACCGCCAGCAGCACGGGCTGCCCGCCTATCGTCGGCCCCAGCGCCCTGACGTGGATGAACTCGTACGCGTTCAGGGGCCGGTAGGTCTGGCCGCGATACTTGATCTGGCGCAGGCGGGAGTCCGCAACTCCCTCCAGCTGGAAGGCGCCCAGCGTCTCGGTGACCTTGCCGCGGGGCGCGGCCGGCATAGGCGCGGCCTGCGTGGACGCCGCGACCTGCGCTTGCGTTGCGGCAGGCGTCGACAGCATCAAGGCCAGCGCAACGCCGGCGCACATCAGGGCAGTCGGCTTATGGCAAGGAACAACGGTTTGATGCGGATGTGGCACAGCTTCCATGGCAGGGATGGCCCGTTTGGGAAGTGCGCATTCTATATGGCTGGCCCCCGCCGTTGAGAGATAGCAGCAACCCAGCACCCGTTCCAATCGTATGGGATCCCTTCCCGCTGGACCCGGCGACCATCGCCGTGCTGCTCACGGCGTTGTCTCTTCCTCTTCCGAAGAAGCGCCGGCAGACAGGCGCAGCAGGCAATCCGCGTCCAGCGCGCCGAGGTCCACCACGCCCATCAGCCCCATGTTGCGGCGGACTTCCTCGACGATCAGCGCAATGGCATGCGCCACGCCGCGTTGTCCGACCACCGCCGCCGCATAGTTGAATGGCCGGCCCACGAACACGCAGCGCGCGCCCAGCGCCATCGCCTTCAGCACGTCCGACCCGCGCCGCACGCCGCTGTCCAGCATCACGTCCATGCCGCCCGCCGCATCCACGATGGCGGGCAAGGCCTGCAAGGGCGAGATGCTGCCGTCCAGCTGCCGGCCGCCATGGTTGGACACGATGACCGCGTCCATCCCCAGCGCCCGCGCCGAGCGCGCATCGTCCGGGTGCAGAATGCCCTTGATCACCATCTGCCCCTTCCAGCGGCGGCGGATCGCCGCCACATGCTGCCAGTTCAGGTGGCCACGATCCGAAAAGTCCCGCAGCACGTTGGCCGACAGGATGGGCGCGCCGCGCGTCGCGTAGTTGTTCTCGAAATGCGGCATTCCATGGCGCGCCAGGGTACGCAGAAACGTTCCGAACAGCCAGCGCGGATGCGTCAGCCCCTGCCAGGCCAGTCCCAGGCTGGGCCGCAGCGGGGTGGAGAAGCCTGCCCGCACATTGTTCTCGCGATTGGCGGCAACCGGCGTGTCCACCGTCAGCACCAGGGTCGACACGCCCGCGGCGGCCACCCTGTCGATCAGGGCGGCGATCCGCGCGTCGTCGCCCGGCAGATAGGCCTGGAACCAGGTGCCCGGCGCGGCCTCCATCACAGTCTCCAGGCGGATCAGGGACGACCCGCTCATGATGCAGGGGACGCCGGCCTCGAAGGCCGCGCGCGCCAGCACGATGTCCCCGCGATAGGCAGACAGCGCCGATATGCCCATGGGCGCCACGCCCACGGGCGCGGCGTACTCGCGGCCCAGCACCGAGACCCGGGTGCTGCGCCCGGACACGTCCACCAGCACCTTGGGCCGGAAACCGTATTCGGCAAAAGCCTGGCGGTTGCCGCGTTCGGACTGGCCGTCCTCGACCGCGCCGGACACGTAGGCGTAGATCGGCTTGGGCAGGCGCTTTTTGGCCGCGGGCTCGAAGTCATGCAGGCTGAGCAGGTGGCGCAGAGGGTCGGACATGCTGGTGCTCCTGGTGGCGCCCGGCCCGTGGCGAGCCGCCGCGCCGTTGTCGTCGGTGATGGCGGGATGACTATAGGCGCGGCTCCTGTTTGAATAAAGTGACTTTATCGACGTTGGTTATTACACTTTTATTCGCCCTGAAGCTGCGGCCAAAACCTTTCCAGCCCCGCCATGACTCTCAAGCAACTCGAAGCCTTTTACTGGGCCGCCACCTGCAAGAACTTCGCCATCGCCGCGAACCGGCTGAATATCTCGGTATCGTCGCTGTCCAAGCGCATCGGCGAACTGGAAGCCTCCATCGGCGCCGACCTGTTCAGCCGCAGCGCCCGCAGCGCCACGCTGACGGCGCTGGGCGAACAGCTGGTGCCGCACGCCAAGGACCTGCTGCGCAATGCCGACCAGTTCATGCAGCAGGCCAGCAGCAACCTCACCTATTCGGGCCGCTGCCGCTTTGGCGCTGGCGAACTCACGTCACTGACCTGGATGCCGCGGCTGATCGACACCATCCAGCGGGCGCATCCCAACCTGCTGGTCGAGCCGTTCGTGGGCGTGGGCGAACTGGTGGAACGCGGCCTCGAGGAAGGCGAACTGGACTTCGCGGTGATCGCCGGCCCGTCGTCGCGCGCCTCGATCGCATCGCGCCTGATCGGCAGCGCGGAATTCGAATGGGTGGCGTCGGCCCGCGCCGTGGTCGATCCCGCAACGCTCACGCCCGCCGATCTGCCGGGCCTGACGCTCATCACCTTGCCGCAAAGCTCCGGCGCCATCCGCATTCTGGACGACTGGCTGACGGAGCAGCGCGTATCGCCCGGCCGCAACCAATGCTGCAACAGCTGGGGCGGGATCGCCGGCATGCTGCGGCAAGGCCTGGGGCTGGGTTTTCTGCCCGCCGCCTGGGCGCGGATCCTGATCGAACGCGGCGACGTGCAGCCATTGCCAGGCTTTGCTCCCTTGCGCCCCCTGCCCTACACCTTCCAATGGCGCCGCGATGACACCCGGCCCATGCTGGAAAGCCTGCGCGCGCTGGCCGAAGACTGCCTGGACTTCCACGCCCCGACCGGCCTGGTGTAGTCACGCCAACCGCAGCCATGGCAATTCCGAATAGTTTCTAAAAAGCGATTCATCGAGCCGAAAATTATTCGCTTTATCTCCAATTTGGCCAAGGGTAGAGTCGCCTCGAAAGCACACCCACGGAGACAAAGCGCTATGCCGGATTCTGGATTCACCCTGCAGGACTGCCCGCCAGGCCCTGACCGCGACACCCTTGCCGCCTACCGGGACCTGGCGGTGGCCAACATCAGCGATGCGATGAGCCGCGCCACCGGCACATCCGCGCTGCGTCCCATGCACCGCACCCGCCGCATCCTGGGCCGCGCCTACACGGTGCGCACCCGCCCCGGCGACAACCTGATGGTGCACAAGGCCATCGATGCCGCCCAGCCCGGCGACGTCATCGTCGTGGACGCAGGCGGCGACATGAGCAACGCCATCATCGGCGAGATCATGGTCGGCTGGGCCGCCCGGCGCGGGCTGGCCGGCTTCGTCATCGACGGCGCCATCCGCGACAGCGAAACGCTGGGCGCGGGCGACTTCCCGGTCTATGCGCGCGGCGTCGCGCATCGCGGCCCCTACAAGGACGGGCCCGGCGCCATCAACGTGCCGGTGACGATAGACGGCATGGTCGTCCTGCCCGGCGATCTGCTGGTGGGCGACGCCGACGGCCTGCTGGCCATCCGCCCGGACGAAGCGCCGGCCATCGCGGCGCGCGTGCGTGCCATCGCCGAATCCGAGGCGAAGGTGCTGCAGGACATCGAGCGCGGCGCGCTGGACCGCGGCTGGGTCGACGCCACGCTCAAGGCCAGGGGCGTGCTGTGACGGCGCTTGCGAAGGACAAGACGGCCAGGCTGTGCCGGCTGGACCTGTGGCTGAACCCGGTGTTCGACGAGATCATCGGCGACGCACCCGGCATTTCGCTGTCGGTGCTGCCTGCGCGCGGCGACGACGCCCGCACGCTCGCCGGCCTGAAGACCGCGCACGCCTATCACGTGTCCGCGGCCAAGGACGAGCTTCCCCGCCAGTGGTTCGTGAACGCCGACCTGATCGCGCAATGCCCGGACCTGGTGTGCGTGTCGTCCGGCGGCGCGGGTTACGACACGGTCGACGTGGCCGCCTGCACGGCGGCCGGCATCGCGGTGGTCAACCAGGCCGGCGGCAATGCCGCGTCGGTGGCCGAGCATACCTACGCGCTGCTGCTGGCCGTGCAGCGCCGCGTGGTCGAATCGCACAACCGGCTGCGCCACGACACGGGCTTTACCCGCGAAGACCTGATGGGCCATGAGATCCACGGCGGCGTCATCGGGCTGGTGGGCATCGGCCAGATCGGCACGCGCGTTGCCCGTATCGCTCAAGGCTTCGGCCTGCGCGTGATCGCGCATGACCCGCTGCTGGACGCCGGCACCATCCGCAGCCGCGGCGCGGAACCCGTCACCCTGGACCAGCTTCTGGCGCAATCCGACGTCGTGTCGCTGCATTGCCCGCTGGACGCCTCCACCCGCGGCCTGTTCGGCGCGCGGGCCTTCGCGGCCATGAAGCCGGATGCGGTGTTCATCTCGACCGCGCGCGGCGGCATCCACGACGAGGCCGCGCTCCACGATGCGCTGCGCGCCGGGCACCTGCGCGGCGCCGGCCTGGACGTATGGGAGCAGGAACCCCCCGCCCCCGATGCCCCGCTGCTGGGCCTGGCCAACGTGGTGGCCACGTTTCACACGGCGGGCGTCACGCATGAAGCGCGGCGCAATGTCGCCCGCTCGTCGGCCACCCAGCTTATCGCGATGCTGCGCGGCGAGCGGCCACCTCAGCTCGTCAACCCCGAGGTCTGGCCTGTCGCCGCAGCCCGCATCGCAAACCTGAAATAACAGCGCGGCAACAAGCCGCCGATCCATCCCAAGAGGAG contains the following coding sequences:
- a CDS encoding LysR family transcriptional regulator, coding for MNLSSVDLNLLVTFEALYETRNVTLAGQRIHRAQPSVSSALNRLRGVFKDELFLRTAEGMQPTPRATALMPAISAALDQIRHALEQGAGFDPRAAQGQRFTVAASDYADIVIVPHIVARLRREAPGADLRVARLDRATIYEQLDNGSVDIAIGGHLTPPKRMRVTPLYEEQFICIADKRHPALRGRKLDLARYTALPHALFVPSDDGSARGVVDASLARLGRKRRVACTFAHIVALPHAVLGTDLIATLARRAALRLAGRDLSLRPLPPEIDPGPFGIDMISSRRAPADPALAWLQGLVENAVRDLGGQAPPYTAATGRAPS
- a CDS encoding alpha-hydroxy acid oxidase, producing MSDPLRHLLSLHDFEPAAKKRLPKPIYAYVSGAVEDGQSERGNRQAFAEYGFRPKVLVDVSGRSTRVSVLGREYAAPVGVAPMGISALSAYRGDIVLARAAFEAGVPCIMSGSSLIRLETVMEAAPGTWFQAYLPGDDARIAALIDRVAAAGVSTLVLTVDTPVAANRENNVRAGFSTPLRPSLGLAWQGLTHPRWLFGTFLRTLARHGMPHFENNYATRGAPILSANVLRDFSDRGHLNWQHVAAIRRRWKGQMVIKGILHPDDARSARALGMDAVIVSNHGGRQLDGSISPLQALPAIVDAAGGMDVMLDSGVRRGSDVLKAMALGARCVFVGRPFNYAAAVVGQRGVAHAIALIVEEVRRNMGLMGVVDLGALDADCLLRLSAGASSEEEETTP
- a CDS encoding LysR family transcriptional regulator, with product MTLKQLEAFYWAATCKNFAIAANRLNISVSSLSKRIGELEASIGADLFSRSARSATLTALGEQLVPHAKDLLRNADQFMQQASSNLTYSGRCRFGAGELTSLTWMPRLIDTIQRAHPNLLVEPFVGVGELVERGLEEGELDFAVIAGPSSRASIASRLIGSAEFEWVASARAVVDPATLTPADLPGLTLITLPQSSGAIRILDDWLTEQRVSPGRNQCCNSWGGIAGMLRQGLGLGFLPAAWARILIERGDVQPLPGFAPLRPLPYTFQWRRDDTRPMLESLRALAEDCLDFHAPTGLV
- a CDS encoding RraA family protein; translation: MPDSGFTLQDCPPGPDRDTLAAYRDLAVANISDAMSRATGTSALRPMHRTRRILGRAYTVRTRPGDNLMVHKAIDAAQPGDVIVVDAGGDMSNAIIGEIMVGWAARRGLAGFVIDGAIRDSETLGAGDFPVYARGVAHRGPYKDGPGAINVPVTIDGMVVLPGDLLVGDADGLLAIRPDEAPAIAARVRAIAESEAKVLQDIERGALDRGWVDATLKARGVL
- a CDS encoding hydroxyacid dehydrogenase; the protein is MTALAKDKTARLCRLDLWLNPVFDEIIGDAPGISLSVLPARGDDARTLAGLKTAHAYHVSAAKDELPRQWFVNADLIAQCPDLVCVSSGGAGYDTVDVAACTAAGIAVVNQAGGNAASVAEHTYALLLAVQRRVVESHNRLRHDTGFTREDLMGHEIHGGVIGLVGIGQIGTRVARIAQGFGLRVIAHDPLLDAGTIRSRGAEPVTLDQLLAQSDVVSLHCPLDASTRGLFGARAFAAMKPDAVFISTARGGIHDEAALHDALRAGHLRGAGLDVWEQEPPAPDAPLLGLANVVATFHTAGVTHEARRNVARSSATQLIAMLRGERPPQLVNPEVWPVAAARIANLK